From Arthrobacter citreus, one genomic window encodes:
- a CDS encoding SGNH/GDSL hydrolase family protein, whose product MTYGQDTYSHDKRPAKSDPTCEKDLAYSYHEQAGKTYPESLQEFCDDIFGEGFVTVINRGFSGDWAEISRKRWKRNPHADVHFVMLGTNDSTTNSYVAKEAQQNIEKYINDMSKLIEQILDFGSAVVLLTPPKQSNETDLMRTAYRRILQLIGKQYHVPLIDTTQFFKPYPHQEVQSDVVHYNTKGYRVLAAKIAGILASMSSLYVPFYVRDKSAIIPSFDEYGITLRNQVTLEEQKDALFGVGSSALKGLAFHLNAKSKLTFSFIVQEDDIVIYPLFKMINDESALVFELDFGIVPGESVPGRLKYHGVREQTQIRNANSFYLPRKGYYTLLIENPSTTAGVYIYGFLAEKKNMQLNFFNKNKRR is encoded by the coding sequence ATGACATATGGTCAGGATACCTATAGTCATGATAAACGACCTGCAAAAAGTGATCCTACTTGCGAAAAAGACTTAGCGTATTCTTACCATGAGCAAGCTGGAAAGACTTACCCAGAAAGCTTACAAGAATTTTGTGATGATATATTTGGTGAAGGGTTCGTTACAGTCATCAATCGTGGGTTTAGTGGTGATTGGGCAGAGATTTCGAGGAAGCGCTGGAAACGAAATCCTCACGCAGATGTACATTTTGTCATGCTTGGAACGAATGATTCAACAACGAATTCCTATGTCGCAAAAGAAGCACAGCAAAACATTGAAAAATACATAAATGACATGTCAAAACTAATCGAACAAATCCTTGATTTTGGGTCTGCGGTGGTGCTATTAACTCCGCCTAAACAATCAAATGAGACCGATTTGATGCGTACCGCATATCGAAGAATACTACAGCTAATCGGAAAGCAATACCATGTCCCTTTGATTGACACCACACAATTTTTCAAACCATATCCACATCAAGAAGTACAGTCCGACGTTGTGCATTACAACACAAAAGGTTATCGTGTACTGGCGGCTAAAATTGCAGGAATCCTTGCAAGTATGAGCAGCCTTTATGTTCCGTTTTATGTACGTGATAAGTCTGCAATTATTCCTTCATTTGATGAGTATGGTATTACTCTCCGAAATCAGGTGACGTTAGAAGAGCAGAAGGACGCACTTTTTGGGGTAGGTTCAAGTGCTTTAAAGGGATTAGCTTTTCACCTTAATGCCAAAAGTAAGTTGACATTCTCATTTATAGTACAAGAAGATGATATTGTAATTTATCCGCTCTTTAAGATGATAAATGATGAAAGTGCCCTTGTATTTGAACTTGATTTTGGGATTGTACCAGGAGAATCCGTTCCTGGGCGGTTAAAATATCACGGCGTTAGGGAGCAAACGCAAATTAGGAACGCAAATAGCTTTTATCTACCGAGAAAAGGTTATTACACCCTTTTAATCGAAAATCCAAGTACAACAGCAGGAGTTTACATTTATGGATTTTTGGCGGAGAAAAAAAATATGCAATTAAATTTTTTCAACAAGAACAAAAGACGATAA
- a CDS encoding aldo/keto reductase family oxidoreductase — translation MRTMKLGSSVLEVPVVAVGCMRINSLEKADAERFVQTALEEGANFFDHADIYGRGTCEEIFADAIHMNADIREKIILQSKCGIRQGMFDFSKEYILESVDGILKRLNTDYLDILLLHRPDTLVEPEEVAEAFDILENSGKVQHFGVSNQNPMQIQLLQKFVKQPIVANQLQLSITNATMISNGFNVNMENDSAINRDGSVLDFCRLNDITIQPWSPFQYGFFEGVFLGNDKFPELNQKIDEIADKYQVSNTTIAIAWLLRHPARMQPVIGTMNLDRFKDCCKASEIHLTREEWYSIYRAGGNILP, via the coding sequence ATGAGAACAATGAAACTCGGAAGCAGTGTATTAGAGGTACCGGTTGTTGCCGTTGGCTGTATGCGAATTAACTCGCTGGAAAAAGCGGATGCTGAGCGCTTTGTGCAAACAGCTTTAGAAGAAGGTGCAAACTTTTTCGACCATGCCGATATTTATGGCCGAGGAACATGCGAGGAAATCTTCGCTGATGCCATTCATATGAATGCCGATATTCGCGAAAAAATTATTTTGCAATCAAAATGCGGCATTCGCCAAGGAATGTTCGATTTTTCCAAAGAATATATTTTGGAGTCAGTAGATGGCATTTTAAAGCGCCTAAATACTGACTATCTTGACATCCTTCTTTTGCACCGTCCAGATACTCTTGTGGAACCAGAAGAAGTAGCGGAGGCCTTTGATATTCTTGAGAATTCAGGTAAAGTCCAGCATTTTGGCGTTTCGAACCAAAACCCGATGCAGATTCAATTGCTTCAAAAATTCGTTAAACAGCCGATTGTGGCAAACCAACTGCAATTAAGTATCACCAATGCAACGATGATCTCAAACGGTTTCAATGTAAACATGGAAAATGATTCAGCCATTAACCGGGATGGAAGTGTGCTTGATTTTTGCAGACTAAATGATATTACCATTCAGCCTTGGTCTCCTTTCCAATATGGATTCTTTGAAGGCGTTTTCCTCGGAAACGATAAGTTCCCAGAATTAAATCAGAAAATTGATGAAATCGCCGATAAATATCAAGTGAGCAATACGACGATCGCGATCGCCTGGCTTTTACGCCATCCCGCAAGGATGCAGCCAGTCATCGGTACAATGAATCTGGACAGGTTCAAGGACTGCTGCAAGGCAAGCGAAATTCACCTGACACGTGAAGAATGGTATAGTATTTACCGTGCTGGAGGCAATATCCTTCCTTAA